A region of Burkholderiales bacterium JOSHI_001 DNA encodes the following proteins:
- a CDS encoding RRM domain-containing RNA-binding protein (PFAM: RNA recognition motif. (a.k.a. RRM, RBD, or RNP domain)), whose amino-acid sequence MGNKLYVGNLAYSVTDASLQQQFAECGTVTSAKVMMDRDSGRSKGFGFVEMGSHEEAQAAIRKLHGASVDGRALVVNEARPREERPGGFGGGGGGGGRGGYGGGGGGGYGGGGGGGRGGYGGGGGRGGY is encoded by the coding sequence GTGGGCAACAAACTCTATGTCGGCAACCTGGCCTACTCGGTCACCGACGCGTCCCTGCAACAACAGTTCGCCGAATGCGGCACCGTCACGTCCGCCAAGGTCATGATGGACCGCGACAGCGGCCGCTCCAAGGGCTTCGGCTTCGTGGAGATGGGCTCGCACGAAGAAGCCCAGGCTGCCATCCGCAAGCTGCACGGCGCTTCGGTGGACGGTCGCGCCCTGGTGGTGAACGAAGCCCGTCCGCGTGAAGAGCGCCCGGGTGGCTTCGGTGGTGGCGGTGGCGGCGGTGGCCGTGGCGGCTACGGCGGCGGTGGTGGCGGCGGCTACGGCGGCGGCGGCGGTGGTGGTCGCGGCGGCTACGGCGGCGGCGGCGGTCGCGGCGGGTACTGA
- a CDS encoding translation initiation factor IF-1 (PFAM: Translation initiation factor 1A / IF-1~TIGRFAM: translation initiation factor IF-1), giving the protein MAKEELIEMRGLVAEVLPDSRFRVTLENGHTLVAYTAGKMRKHHIRILAGDKVSLELSPYDLSKGRITFRHIEQRPSAAPRAPQRRF; this is encoded by the coding sequence TTGGCCAAGGAAGAACTGATCGAGATGCGCGGCCTGGTGGCCGAAGTGTTGCCTGACTCCCGCTTTCGCGTCACGCTGGAAAATGGCCACACCCTCGTGGCCTACACCGCCGGCAAGATGCGCAAGCACCACATCCGCATCCTGGCCGGCGACAAGGTGTCGCTGGAGCTGTCGCCCTACGACCTGAGCAAGGGCCGCATCACCTTCCGCCACATCGAACAGCGCCCTTCCGCCGCGCCGCGCGCGCCGCAACGTCGTTTCTGA
- a CDS encoding short-chain alcohol dehydrogenase like protein (PFAM: short chain dehydrogenase) gives MNKTLLVTGASRGIGAATALLAAQRGWDVAVNYTRDAVAAESVAQQVRDAGRRALVLQADVADEAAVLALFAHIDREWGPLGGLVNNAGIVDMKARLDEMDTARWRRMLDVNVFGTLLCSREAVKRMSTRHGGTGGAIVNLSSVAAVLGAPAMYVDYATSKGAIDTFTLGLARELATEGVRVNGVRPGIIDTDIHADSGDAERAHKSAAVIPMQRPGRADEVAAAIVWLLSDEASYITGTTVNVTGGR, from the coding sequence ATGAACAAGACCCTGCTCGTCACCGGCGCCAGCCGCGGCATCGGTGCCGCCACCGCCTTGCTCGCTGCCCAGCGGGGCTGGGACGTGGCCGTGAACTACACCCGTGACGCCGTGGCCGCAGAATCCGTGGCGCAGCAGGTGCGCGACGCCGGCCGGCGCGCCCTGGTGCTGCAGGCCGATGTGGCCGACGAAGCGGCGGTGCTGGCCCTGTTTGCCCACATCGACCGCGAATGGGGCCCGCTGGGCGGCCTGGTGAACAACGCCGGCATCGTGGACATGAAGGCCCGCCTGGACGAAATGGACACCGCACGCTGGCGCCGCATGCTGGACGTGAACGTGTTCGGCACCCTGCTGTGCAGCCGCGAGGCGGTCAAGCGCATGAGCACGCGCCACGGCGGCACGGGCGGGGCCATCGTCAACCTGTCCAGCGTGGCGGCCGTGCTGGGGGCTCCGGCCATGTACGTGGACTACGCCACCAGCAAGGGCGCCATCGACACCTTCACCCTCGGCCTCGCGCGCGAACTGGCCACCGAGGGCGTGCGGGTGAACGGGGTGCGCCCGGGCATCATCGACACCGACATCCACGCCGACAGCGGTGATGCCGAGCGGGCGCACAAGTCGGCCGCGGTCATCCCGATGCAGCGACCGGGGCGGGCCGACGAGGTGGCGGCGGCCATCGTCTGGCTGCTGTCGGACGAAGCCAGCTACATCACCGGCACCACGGTCAATGTGACCGGCGGGCGCTGA
- a CDS encoding transcriptional regulator (PFAM: Bacterial regulatory helix-turn-helix protein, lysR family; LysR substrate binding domain), with protein sequence MPLPFDPSRIDWNLLRAFVAVLEQGSLTRAAERLDSSQPTLSRQIAALEAQAGAPLFERAARRLVPTALGQALAEPAARMLAAAQAMAQAAEGAARGLRGSVRITASEVVSTHVLPPLLQQLAGAHPEIQVELVASDRVDNLLQREADIAVRMLRPTQGGVLTRHLADWPLGFFVHRDALAAAGGPPTRATLQRLRWLGFDQSSQLIDGFRAAGMNVDRDFFSFRCDHQPALFGALCAGLGVGVALVPLARRQAQLVQVLTDERLPQLPVWLTARQELRANRRLRTVFDVLADGLLRWGAPPALPARPSRRTARH encoded by the coding sequence ATGCCCCTGCCCTTCGACCCCAGCCGCATCGACTGGAACCTGCTGCGCGCCTTTGTCGCCGTGCTGGAGCAGGGCTCGCTCACGCGTGCGGCCGAGCGGCTGGACTCCAGCCAACCCACGCTCAGCCGCCAGATCGCGGCGCTGGAAGCCCAGGCCGGCGCGCCGCTGTTCGAGCGCGCCGCCCGCCGCCTGGTGCCCACCGCGCTGGGCCAGGCCCTGGCCGAGCCGGCGGCGCGCATGCTGGCCGCCGCCCAGGCCATGGCGCAGGCGGCCGAGGGCGCGGCGCGGGGCTTGCGCGGCAGCGTGCGCATCACCGCCAGCGAGGTGGTGTCCACCCATGTCCTGCCGCCGTTGCTGCAGCAACTGGCCGGGGCACACCCCGAAATCCAGGTTGAACTGGTGGCCAGCGACCGGGTGGACAACCTGCTGCAGCGCGAGGCCGACATCGCGGTGCGCATGCTGCGGCCCACGCAAGGCGGCGTGCTCACCCGCCACCTGGCCGACTGGCCGCTGGGCTTCTTCGTGCACCGCGACGCGTTGGCCGCAGCCGGCGGACCGCCCACCCGCGCCACGCTGCAACGCTTGCGCTGGCTGGGTTTCGACCAGAGCAGCCAGCTCATCGACGGCTTCCGTGCCGCCGGCATGAACGTGGACCGCGACTTCTTCAGCTTCCGCTGCGACCACCAGCCGGCGCTGTTCGGCGCGCTGTGCGCCGGCCTGGGCGTGGGCGTGGCCCTGGTGCCGCTGGCGCGGCGCCAAGCGCAGTTGGTGCAGGTGCTCACCGACGAGCGCCTGCCGCAGTTGCCCGTGTGGCTGACCGCGCGCCAGGAACTGCGCGCCAACCGGCGCCTGCGCACGGTGTTCGATGTCCTGGCCGACGGCCTGCTGCGCTGGGGCGCGCCACCTGCGCTGCCTGCGCGGCCATCCCGCCGCACAGCCCGGCACTAA
- a CDS encoding nucleoside-diphosphate-sugar epimerase (PFAM: NAD dependent epimerase/dehydratase family): MNTELSISSPATRRVLVLGAHGRLGAAVVRAFAAAGWGVVAHTRRIARQPWPEGVQGVQCDALDTAALQRAGAGCSVVVNGLSPDYTQWDRLLPPLTAATLALARALNARLMLPGNVYVYGQQLPALLKEDTPVAGNHPKARQRIAMEAAMADAAARGVRSVVIRAGDFLGDQGTWVDLAMAKRLARGRWVHMGPDDVAHAWAFLPDLARVFVAVAERDAALPAFTTLHYPGINCTGAQMQTAVEGVVGHKLLRSGFPWWLMRLAAPFAAMPRALLEMRHLWQRPHRLDGTRLAALIGPLPATPLAEVMRLSLGAGGA; encoded by the coding sequence ATGAACACCGAACTGTCAATCTCCTCCCCGGCAACGCGCCGCGTGCTGGTGCTGGGCGCCCATGGCCGCCTGGGTGCGGCGGTGGTGCGGGCCTTTGCCGCCGCCGGCTGGGGCGTGGTGGCGCACACCCGCCGTATAGCTCGCCAACCCTGGCCTGAGGGTGTTCAGGGCGTGCAGTGCGACGCGCTGGACACCGCCGCGCTGCAGCGTGCCGGCGCCGGTTGCAGCGTGGTGGTGAACGGCCTGAGCCCCGACTACACCCAGTGGGACCGCCTGCTGCCGCCCTTGACCGCCGCCACGCTGGCATTGGCCCGGGCCTTGAACGCGCGGCTGATGCTGCCGGGCAATGTCTACGTCTACGGCCAGCAGTTGCCCGCGCTGCTGAAGGAAGACACGCCCGTCGCCGGCAACCACCCCAAGGCGCGGCAGCGCATCGCGATGGAAGCTGCCATGGCCGACGCGGCGGCGCGGGGCGTGCGCAGCGTGGTGATCCGCGCCGGGGACTTTCTGGGCGACCAGGGCACCTGGGTCGACCTGGCGATGGCCAAGCGCCTGGCGCGTGGCCGCTGGGTGCACATGGGGCCAGACGATGTGGCGCATGCCTGGGCCTTCCTGCCCGATCTGGCGCGGGTGTTCGTGGCGGTGGCCGAGCGCGACGCGGCGCTGCCGGCCTTCACCACGCTTCACTATCCCGGCATCAACTGCACCGGGGCGCAGATGCAAACCGCGGTCGAAGGCGTGGTGGGCCACAAGCTCTTGCGCAGCGGCTTCCCGTGGTGGCTGATGCGCCTGGCCGCACCCTTCGCCGCCATGCCGCGCGCGCTGCTGGAAATGCGCCACCTGTGGCAACGCCCGCACCGCCTGGACGGCACGCGCCTGGCCGCCTTGATCGGCCCGCTGCCGGCCACACCGCTGGCCGAGGTGATGCGCCTGAGCCTGGGAGCGGGCGGCGCGTAA
- a CDS encoding putative acyl-CoA transferase/carnitine dehydratase (PFAM: CoA-transferase family III): MPDAALAAPREALSAPAAVPQPLAGLRVVEFSHMVMGPACGMVLADLGAEVIKVEPPGGENTRRLLGAGAGFFPMFNRNKKSIQIDLHAPEGAALARRLALGADVVVENFKPGTMAKYGLDHASLSQDNPRLIYAGHKGFLPGPYENRTALDEVVQMMGGLAYMTGRPGDPLRAGTSVNDIMGGMFGAIAVLGALLQRGITGRGMEVQSALFENNVFLVGQHMLQYAVTGVAANPMPARISPWAIYDVFTVKDGEQIFLAAVSDAQWVGFCDALGLADLKANPEWASNNQRVLARPTLMPLLRQRLAGRSAAELAEAMERAGLPFAPIRKPEDLYDDPHLAATGGLAEVELCDGVRAGQRVRTTLFPVTLDGQRLPVRLHPPKKGEHTQALLRGLGLSDGDIHALAARGVVA, encoded by the coding sequence ATGCCCGACGCCGCCCTTGCCGCCCCGCGCGAAGCCCTGAGTGCCCCTGCCGCCGTGCCGCAGCCCCTGGCCGGCCTGCGCGTGGTGGAGTTCAGCCACATGGTGATGGGCCCGGCCTGCGGCATGGTGCTGGCCGACCTGGGGGCCGAGGTCATCAAGGTGGAACCACCGGGCGGCGAGAACACGCGCCGCCTGCTGGGCGCGGGCGCCGGCTTCTTCCCCATGTTCAACCGCAACAAGAAGAGCATCCAGATCGACCTGCACGCGCCGGAAGGCGCCGCCCTGGCGCGCCGCCTGGCCCTGGGCGCCGACGTGGTGGTGGAAAACTTCAAGCCCGGCACCATGGCCAAGTACGGCCTGGACCATGCCAGCCTGTCGCAGGACAACCCGCGTCTCATCTACGCCGGCCACAAGGGCTTCCTGCCCGGGCCCTATGAAAACCGCACCGCGCTGGACGAGGTGGTGCAGATGATGGGTGGCCTGGCCTACATGACCGGCCGCCCCGGCGACCCGCTGCGCGCGGGCACCAGCGTGAACGACATCATGGGCGGCATGTTCGGCGCCATCGCGGTGCTGGGCGCGCTGCTGCAGCGTGGCATCACCGGCCGCGGCATGGAAGTGCAGAGCGCGCTGTTTGAAAACAACGTCTTCCTGGTCGGCCAGCACATGCTGCAGTACGCGGTGACCGGCGTGGCCGCCAACCCCATGCCGGCGCGCATCAGCCCCTGGGCCATCTACGACGTGTTCACCGTGAAAGACGGCGAGCAGATCTTCCTGGCCGCGGTGAGCGACGCGCAGTGGGTCGGCTTTTGCGACGCGCTGGGCCTGGCCGACCTGAAGGCCAACCCCGAATGGGCCAGCAACAACCAACGTGTGCTGGCCCGCCCCACGTTGATGCCGCTGCTGCGCCAGCGCCTGGCTGGTCGCAGCGCGGCCGAACTGGCCGAGGCCATGGAGCGCGCCGGCCTGCCCTTTGCGCCCATCCGCAAACCCGAGGACCTGTACGACGACCCCCACCTGGCCGCCACCGGCGGCCTGGCCGAGGTGGAACTGTGCGACGGCGTGCGCGCCGGCCAGCGCGTGCGCACCACGCTGTTCCCGGTGACGCTGGACGGACAGCGCCTGCCGGTGCGCCTGCACCCGCCGAAAAAGGGTGAGCACACGCAGGCGCTGCTGCGCGGCCTGGGACTGTCCGACGGCGATATACACGCTCTGGCGGCGCGCGGCGTGGTGGCTTAA
- a CDS encoding CARDB domain-containing protein,subtilase family protease (PFAM: CARDB; Subtilase family) — MQVSRCRPLAAVLALLGLLSLDPLSAAEATATAAATTAARPAAAGELLVKFKAQASTTARAQKHAREGSRRLREFRQSGVEHVALAAGQTVDAALARYRADPNVEYAEPNYKVHATLLPNEPGFVQQWALNNTGQIGGLAGADIKAPAAWDRSTGSANVVVVVLDSGIDYNHPDLVGNVWTNAVEVAGNNLDDDSNGYVDDIHGYNPVDGNGDPVDVYGHGTHMAGIIGATGNNALGVVGVNWNVRIASCKALDDFGDGTVANILSCLDYARSLKTAGYNVVATSNSYGAVGGFSQAMRDTIAAQRDILFVTGSGNTGLDNDSTDFYPANYDLPNIISVAATDASDLAASFTHVGRRTVHLGAPGANILSTLPGSSYSTASGTSMSAAYVTGVAALLKAQDGTRDWRAIKNLILSGAAANTSLTGKTITGRRLDAAGATACVNRPLLSALKVPAAFTAGVPTVLSALSINCAAASGPVTATASNGAVVTLRDDGVAPDQAAGDGIFTANWTPTAGVSYVDFSSPAGTERVGAPDLTVPLLTVPASVAAGGSFTASITAANTGSRPAAATTVSLYRSVDGVITTTDTLLGSVAVPALAAGAQQVLSLPVTLPATTVAGNYFVGAIIDPANTVAEASEANNLSAARVLSVTVAAKPADLTVTALSAPSTITRGRSITVSGTVRNAGLGAAAASTLGIYLSTDAVITGTDTLLATVAVPALAAGASSAFSGTLIVPTTVAAGRYRVGAIADSANVVLESNETNNTRATATVTVR; from the coding sequence ATGCAAGTTTCACGTTGCAGGCCGTTGGCCGCCGTACTGGCCCTGTTGGGCCTTCTGAGCCTGGACCCGCTGTCCGCGGCCGAGGCCACCGCCACCGCCGCCGCGACGACAGCTGCACGCCCCGCAGCGGCCGGCGAGCTGCTGGTGAAGTTCAAGGCCCAGGCCTCCACGACCGCCCGCGCCCAGAAGCATGCCCGCGAAGGCAGCCGCCGCCTGCGCGAGTTCCGTCAAAGCGGCGTTGAACATGTGGCGCTGGCGGCGGGCCAGACCGTGGACGCCGCGCTGGCGCGTTACCGCGCCGACCCGAACGTGGAATACGCCGAACCCAACTACAAGGTGCACGCCACGCTGTTGCCCAACGAGCCAGGCTTCGTTCAGCAATGGGCGCTGAACAACACCGGCCAGATCGGCGGTCTTGCAGGCGCCGACATCAAGGCCCCGGCGGCCTGGGACCGCAGCACCGGCAGCGCCAACGTGGTGGTGGTGGTGCTGGACAGCGGCATCGACTACAACCACCCCGACCTGGTGGGCAACGTCTGGACCAACGCGGTTGAAGTGGCCGGCAACAACCTGGACGACGATTCCAACGGCTATGTGGACGACATCCACGGCTACAACCCGGTGGACGGCAACGGCGACCCGGTGGACGTGTACGGGCACGGCACCCACATGGCCGGCATCATCGGCGCCACCGGCAACAACGCCCTGGGCGTGGTCGGGGTGAACTGGAATGTGCGCATTGCCTCCTGCAAGGCGCTGGACGATTTCGGCGACGGCACCGTGGCCAACATACTGTCCTGCCTGGACTACGCGCGCAGCCTGAAGACGGCCGGCTACAACGTGGTGGCCACCAGCAACAGCTACGGCGCCGTGGGCGGCTTCTCGCAGGCCATGCGCGACACCATCGCGGCGCAGCGCGACATCCTGTTCGTCACCGGCTCGGGCAACACCGGCCTGGACAACGACAGCACCGACTTCTACCCCGCCAACTACGACCTGCCCAACATCATTTCGGTGGCGGCCACCGACGCGTCCGACCTGGCGGCCAGCTTCACCCACGTGGGACGCCGCACCGTGCACCTGGGCGCGCCGGGCGCGAACATCCTCAGCACCCTGCCGGGCAGCAGCTACAGCACGGCCAGTGGCACGTCGATGTCGGCGGCCTACGTCACCGGCGTGGCCGCGCTGCTGAAAGCGCAGGACGGCACGCGCGACTGGCGCGCCATCAAGAACCTGATCCTGTCGGGCGCGGCGGCCAACACCTCGCTCACCGGCAAGACCATCACCGGCCGCCGCCTGGACGCTGCCGGCGCCACCGCCTGTGTCAACCGCCCCTTGTTGTCGGCGCTGAAGGTGCCGGCCGCCTTCACCGCCGGCGTGCCCACGGTGCTGTCGGCGCTGAGCATCAACTGCGCGGCTGCGTCCGGCCCGGTGACCGCCACCGCGTCCAACGGCGCGGTGGTGACCCTGCGCGACGACGGCGTGGCGCCCGACCAGGCCGCCGGCGACGGCATCTTCACCGCCAACTGGACGCCGACGGCCGGCGTGAGTTATGTGGACTTCAGCTCGCCCGCCGGCACCGAGCGCGTGGGCGCGCCCGACCTCACCGTGCCGCTGCTGACCGTGCCCGCCAGCGTGGCCGCCGGCGGCAGCTTCACCGCCAGCATCACCGCGGCCAACACCGGCTCGCGGCCGGCCGCTGCGACCACGGTGTCGCTGTACCGCTCGGTGGATGGCGTCATCACCACCACCGACACGCTGCTGGGCAGCGTGGCTGTGCCGGCGCTGGCCGCGGGTGCGCAGCAGGTGCTGTCGCTGCCGGTGACCCTGCCTGCCACCACCGTTGCGGGCAACTACTTCGTCGGCGCCATCATCGACCCCGCCAACACGGTGGCCGAGGCCAGCGAAGCCAACAACCTGAGTGCGGCGCGTGTGCTCTCGGTCACCGTTGCGGCGAAGCCGGCCGACCTGACGGTGACGGCGCTGTCCGCGCCGTCCACCATCACCCGCGGTCGCAGCATCACGGTCAGCGGCACGGTGCGCAATGCCGGTCTGGGCGCGGCGGCGGCTTCGACCTTGGGCATCTACCTGTCCACGGACGCGGTGATCACGGGCACCGACACCTTGTTGGCCACGGTGGCCGTCCCGGCGCTGGCCGCGGGCGCTTCGTCCGCCTTCTCGGGCACCTTGATCGTGCCCACCACGGTGGCCGCCGGTCGTTACCGCGTTGGCGCCATCGCCGACAGCGCCAACGTGGTGCTGGAGTCGAACGAGACCAACAACACCCGGGCCACCGCCACCGTCACGGTGCGCTGA
- a CDS encoding acyl-CoA dehydrogenase (PFAM: Acyl-CoA dehydrogenase, C-terminal domain; Acyl-CoA dehydrogenase, middle domain; Acyl-CoA dehydrogenase, N-terminal domain), protein MDFLPSSRSQALLAQLQRFMADLVMPSLPDWQRWADAGEFPLDVLQPLKEQAKALGLWNLFLPSLRPDQPGTGLAHTDYAPLAECMGRVPWSAEVFNCSAPDSGNMELLQLFASPAQREQWLNPLLRGEIRSAFAMSEPDVASSDPTQLETRITRRGDGWVVNGRKWFITGAAHPLCRLVLVMGRSADEAQSSHAAHSMALVPLDAPGVVIERNIPVMDHQALDGHCEIVFRDVHIPADQLLGEPGSGFAMAQARLGPGRVHHAMRSIGQCELALELMCERALQRKSFGQRVADYANVQDWIAESRLEIDQARLLVLHAAWRMDREGHAAARVDASAIKLVTARLQTRVLDRAMQVFGAMGLGPDTPLARLWAWGRALRVLDGPDEVHLRTVAREELKRAKARGSANAQHLRRWQAPRT, encoded by the coding sequence ATGGACTTCCTGCCCTCGTCCCGGTCCCAGGCGCTGCTGGCGCAGTTGCAGCGCTTCATGGCCGACCTGGTGATGCCCTCGCTGCCCGACTGGCAGCGTTGGGCCGACGCCGGTGAATTCCCCTTGGACGTGCTGCAGCCTTTGAAGGAACAGGCCAAAGCGCTGGGCCTGTGGAACCTGTTCCTGCCCAGCCTGCGGCCGGACCAGCCCGGCACGGGCCTGGCCCACACCGACTACGCGCCGTTGGCCGAATGCATGGGCCGGGTACCCTGGTCGGCCGAAGTCTTCAACTGCAGCGCACCGGACAGCGGCAACATGGAACTGCTGCAGTTGTTCGCGTCGCCTGCGCAGCGCGAGCAGTGGCTGAACCCCTTGCTGCGCGGCGAGATCCGCAGCGCCTTCGCGATGAGCGAACCCGACGTGGCTTCGTCCGACCCCACGCAGCTTGAAACCCGCATCACGCGCCGCGGCGACGGCTGGGTGGTCAACGGCCGCAAGTGGTTCATCACCGGCGCGGCCCACCCCTTGTGCAGGCTGGTGCTGGTGATGGGCCGCAGCGCCGACGAAGCCCAGAGCAGCCACGCCGCCCACAGCATGGCGCTGGTGCCGCTGGACGCGCCCGGCGTCGTCATCGAGCGCAACATCCCGGTGATGGACCACCAGGCGCTGGACGGGCACTGCGAAATCGTCTTTCGCGACGTGCACATCCCCGCCGACCAGTTGCTGGGTGAGCCCGGCAGCGGCTTCGCCATGGCCCAGGCCCGGCTGGGGCCCGGGCGGGTGCACCACGCAATGCGCAGCATCGGCCAGTGCGAACTGGCGCTGGAACTGATGTGCGAACGCGCGCTGCAGAGGAAGAGCTTCGGCCAGCGCGTGGCCGACTACGCCAACGTGCAGGACTGGATCGCCGAGTCGCGGCTGGAAATCGACCAGGCGCGCCTGCTGGTGCTGCACGCCGCCTGGCGCATGGACCGCGAAGGCCATGCCGCGGCGCGGGTGGATGCCAGCGCCATCAAGCTGGTGACCGCGCGCCTGCAAACCCGGGTGCTGGACCGCGCGATGCAGGTCTTCGGCGCCATGGGCCTGGGCCCGGACACGCCCCTGGCGCGCCTGTGGGCCTGGGGCCGCGCCCTGCGCGTGCTGGATGGGCCCGATGAAGTGCACCTGCGCACCGTGGCACGCGAAGAGCTGAAGCGCGCCAAGGCCCGCGGCAGTGCCAACGCCCAGCACCTGCGGCGCTGGCAAGCCCCGCGGACATGA
- a CDS encoding ABC-type transport system involved in resistance to organic solvents, permease component (PFAM: Domain of unknown function DUF140): MRWALRWAAGWWRVIHLGAQILALALSPSSYARALRPGLLRHIYQDTAANLAWFTLLSALISLVLIRIVVVTALSYGLTQYALEMVVRVLVLELIPITAALFAALRATIANGAEVAALRAQGEFERQQAAGTDPLRTEVLPRVLAGLVAVNALALVAGVVTLVLAYLLVYGFTPWGFAGYTHTVGRIFTPAVSLIFMLKTFFLSLAVSLIPVASVLYDTARRRTSRTSAELQALVRMSLAVLAIEAASLVGNYY, translated from the coding sequence ATGCGCTGGGCGCTGCGCTGGGCGGCGGGCTGGTGGCGCGTCATCCACCTGGGGGCCCAGATCCTGGCGCTGGCGCTGTCGCCGTCCAGCTATGCACGCGCGCTGCGCCCGGGCCTGCTGCGCCACATCTACCAGGACACGGCGGCCAACCTGGCCTGGTTCACGCTGCTGTCGGCGTTGATCTCGCTGGTGCTGATCCGCATCGTGGTGGTCACGGCCCTGAGCTACGGCCTGACCCAGTACGCGCTGGAAATGGTGGTGCGGGTGCTGGTGCTGGAGCTGATTCCCATCACCGCGGCGCTGTTCGCTGCGCTGCGCGCCACCATCGCCAACGGGGCCGAGGTGGCGGCGCTGCGCGCCCAGGGCGAGTTCGAGCGCCAGCAGGCGGCCGGCACCGACCCGCTGCGCACCGAGGTGCTGCCCCGCGTGCTGGCCGGCCTGGTGGCGGTGAACGCGCTGGCCCTGGTGGCCGGCGTGGTGACCCTGGTGCTGGCCTACCTGCTGGTGTACGGCTTCACACCCTGGGGCTTTGCCGGCTACACCCACACCGTGGGCCGCATCTTCACGCCGGCGGTGTCGCTGATCTTCATGCTGAAGACCTTCTTCCTCAGCCTGGCGGTGTCGTTGATCCCGGTGGCGTCGGTGCTGTACGACACCGCCCGGCGCCGCACCAGCCGAACCAGTGCCGAACTGCAGGCGCTGGTGCGCATGTCGCTGGCGGTGCTGGCGATCGAGGCCGCGTCCTTGGTGGGCAACTACTATTGA
- a CDS encoding ABC-type transport system involved in resistance to organic solvents, periplasmic component, which yields MDPRAEASPPVPPTAALPPVPHLQAKATLLLLAVGALVVAAVLYLMYARGTFEATQRLVLVAEDSEGVSVGMDLTFSGFPIGRVRSIELGEEGNARILVDVPKKDAHWLRESSVFTLVKGLVGGTGIRAYSGVRSDPPLKDGAVRKVLAGDATAEIPKLVAAARDLIQNLTALTGNDSALAGTLGNAQALTGQISGQMKGPQGALGLLLGNEQDAKKVVQTLERTNALLLRLDAMAGRADAQLFGPQGITPRLNEQVLGPKGLVTDSKATVQQLTGLLGDARAALTDARGTLQKLDAVLVEAQGVAANTRSATTDLGALRGEVEASLRKVEHLVNEINRKWPFARDTELKLP from the coding sequence ATGGACCCCCGCGCCGAAGCTTCCCCTCCCGTGCCGCCCACCGCCGCCCTGCCGCCGGTGCCGCACCTGCAGGCCAAGGCCACGCTGCTGCTGCTGGCCGTGGGCGCGCTGGTGGTGGCCGCGGTGCTGTACCTGATGTACGCCCGCGGCACCTTCGAAGCCACCCAGCGCCTGGTGCTGGTGGCCGAGGATTCCGAAGGCGTGAGCGTGGGCATGGACCTCACCTTCTCGGGCTTTCCCATCGGCCGGGTGCGCAGTATCGAACTGGGCGAAGAGGGCAACGCGCGCATCCTGGTGGATGTGCCGAAGAAGGACGCGCACTGGCTGCGTGAATCCAGCGTGTTCACGCTGGTCAAGGGCCTGGTGGGCGGCACCGGCATCCGCGCCTACAGCGGCGTGCGCAGCGACCCGCCCTTGAAGGACGGCGCGGTGCGCAAGGTGCTGGCGGGCGACGCCACGGCCGAGATCCCCAAGCTGGTGGCGGCCGCGCGCGATTTGATCCAGAACCTCACCGCCCTGACCGGCAACGACAGCGCCCTGGCAGGCACCTTGGGCAATGCCCAGGCCTTGACCGGACAAATCAGCGGCCAGATGAAGGGCCCGCAGGGCGCCCTGGGCCTGCTGCTGGGCAACGAGCAGGACGCCAAGAAGGTGGTGCAGACCCTGGAGCGCACCAACGCGCTGCTGCTGCGCCTGGACGCCATGGCCGGCCGCGCGGACGCACAGCTGTTCGGCCCGCAGGGCATCACCCCGCGCCTGAACGAACAGGTGCTGGGCCCCAAGGGCCTGGTCACCGACAGCAAGGCCACGGTGCAGCAGCTCACCGGCCTGCTGGGCGATGCACGCGCCGCGCTGACCGACGCCCGCGGCACGCTGCAGAAGCTGGACGCTGTGCTGGTGGAAGCGCAAGGCGTGGCCGCCAACACCCGCAGCGCCACCACCGACCTGGGCGCGCTGCGTGGCGAGGTGGAGGCCAGCCTGCGCAAGGTGGAGCACCTGGTGAACGAGATCAACCGCAAGTGGCCCTTCGCCCGCGACACGGAGTTGAAGCTGCCATGA